From Acidobacteriota bacterium, the proteins below share one genomic window:
- a CDS encoding TM0106 family RecB-like putative nuclease, protein MTETAGTGREPAPVRASELYELAVCPHRITLDRRLGREERAAPDEASALLLERGRAWEAACAERLGWPRPEAPPGDFRAAAAETEALMRRGVDGVYQGVLCRDGHLAIPDLLRRVPGTSRLGPHHYEPGDVKAGLAPRADQVLQVAYAGWLLEPLQGRAPERGFLLLGDGREVTFPLAPLRAVLDAARRKVERIASGEEPTEPYWSDACLRCRWRRRCLPEMEAAGDLSLVDGMTPTRRRVLRRHGVATVADLAAVDPREWREAGRPPLGLEALVRQARALLSGRIRLGRPFDLPSPSPADRLIWAERDPLARERAVLVAWREASGREAVHVLGVAEAAAAAARDLFAWAESSRGTLFHFGAETAAALEALAEERGVAPALQVALEARRVDLRARLRRACAYLPVRRYDLEEVDAALAGRPLPGPGERVPPAFVAVSADPNGRSARDAARAVAIARRRLEALARVLAWMRAPSRAPGGAR, encoded by the coding sequence GTGACTGAGACCGCCGGGACGGGCCGCGAGCCGGCCCCGGTCCGGGCGAGCGAGCTGTACGAGCTCGCCGTTTGCCCGCACCGCATCACGCTCGACCGGCGACTCGGGCGCGAGGAACGCGCGGCGCCCGACGAGGCCTCCGCGCTGCTCCTCGAGCGGGGGCGAGCGTGGGAGGCGGCCTGCGCCGAGCGCCTCGGCTGGCCGCGACCGGAGGCGCCCCCCGGCGACTTCCGGGCAGCGGCCGCCGAGACGGAGGCGCTGATGCGGCGCGGCGTCGACGGCGTGTACCAGGGGGTCCTGTGCCGGGACGGGCACCTGGCGATCCCCGACCTGCTGCGCCGCGTTCCCGGAACGTCCCGGCTCGGGCCGCACCACTACGAGCCGGGCGACGTCAAGGCGGGGCTGGCACCGCGCGCCGATCAGGTGCTCCAGGTCGCCTATGCCGGCTGGCTCCTGGAGCCGCTCCAGGGACGCGCGCCCGAGCGGGGCTTCTTGCTGCTGGGCGACGGCCGGGAGGTGACCTTTCCGCTCGCCCCCCTGCGCGCCGTTCTCGACGCCGCGCGGAGGAAGGTCGAGCGCATCGCCTCCGGCGAGGAACCGACCGAGCCGTACTGGAGCGACGCCTGCCTTCGCTGCCGGTGGCGCCGGCGCTGCCTGCCGGAGATGGAGGCGGCCGGCGACCTGTCGCTGGTCGACGGGATGACGCCGACGAGGCGCCGCGTCCTCCGGCGGCACGGCGTCGCCACGGTGGCCGACCTGGCGGCGGTCGACCCGCGGGAGTGGCGGGAGGCGGGACGGCCGCCTTTGGGACTCGAGGCGCTGGTGCGGCAGGCGCGGGCGCTCCTGTCCGGCCGCATCCGCCTCGGCCGGCCGTTCGACCTCCCCTCCCCCTCGCCCGCGGACCGGCTGATCTGGGCGGAACGCGACCCGCTCGCGCGCGAGCGGGCGGTGCTCGTCGCGTGGCGCGAGGCGTCGGGACGGGAGGCGGTCCACGTGCTGGGCGTCGCGGAGGCGGCGGCCGCCGCCGCGCGCGACCTGTTCGCGTGGGCCGAGTCCTCCCGCGGGACGCTGTTCCACTTCGGTGCCGAGACGGCGGCCGCGCTGGAGGCGCTGGCCGAAGAGCGCGGCGTCGCTCCCGCGCTCCAGGTGGCGCTCGAGGCGCGCCGGGTCGACCTGCGCGCCCGGCTGCGGCGCGCCTGCGCCTACCTCCCCGTCCGCCGCTACGACCTCGAGGAGGTCGACGCCGCGCTCGCCGGCCGCCCGCTTCCCGGCCCCGGCGAGCGGGTGCCGCCGGCCTTCGTCGCGGTGTCCGCCGACCCGAATGGCCGGAGCGCGCGCGACGCCGCGCGGGCGGTGGCGATCGCCCGGCGGCGCCTCGAGGCTCTCGCGCGGGTGCTCGCCTGGATGCGCGCCCCCTCGCGCGCGCCGGGAGGCGCGCGTTGA